The Streptomyces lienomycini sequence CAGAGGAGACACGCGTGCGCGTCATTGCGCGGGAGCGAGGCGAATGCGGGAAATCCGGAGGTGCTGGAGGGTGCTCTCAGCGGCCCGGACAGATGGCGCTGGACATGCGGCCGAGGTCGACGTGGCGCCGACTCACCAAGGCAATTCCAGTTCCAGGCATGACGGAAGCGTGGCACGGCGATCTGTTACTGGTCCAGCTTAATCCAAAATGCGGACACCCTTGTCCCGTAGAGTGAGACAAGGGTGTCGTTGGTCACAGTGCGGTGACCTGGCTGGTCGGACGGCCGGAAACAGGCGTGTCGGAGCGGCTCAGCGGGGGAAGGCGCCCGGCCACGGCCCCGGTGTGGCGACGTCCGCCTCCTCCTCCACCTTGGTGTCGAACAGGCGGAAGCCCCGGCGCTGGTAGTTGTCCATCGCGTACGCGCCGTCCTTGCTGCAGGTGTGCAGCCAGACCCGCTTGGTGGTGGCGAGCCCGGGCCAGCGCTCGGCCAGGTCCCAGGCGCGGGCGGTGCCGTAGGAGAGGAGGTGGCCGCCGACGCGCCGGCCGCGGAAGGCCGGGATCAGGCCGAAGTACTCGATCTCCACGACCCCGTCGTCGCCGGGCGCCAGCTCCACGTACCCGGCGGGCGTGCCCCGGTCGTGGGCGACCCAGGTCTCCACGCCCGGCCGCTCCAGGTGCTCCCGCCAGCGCGCGTGGCTCCAGCCGAGCCGGTCCGTCCAGCGGATGTCGCCGCCGACCGAGGCGTACAGGAAGCGGCTGAACTCGGGCGAGGGCACCTCGGCGCGGACGATCCTGACGTCCCCCTCCGGGGCGGCGGCCGGCAGCAGATCGGTGGGCGCCGTCTGCTCCAGGGACCACGTGGTCACGGCGATGTTGGTCATGCCGGTCAGGGAACCATCCGCTCCGCGGATCTGTCGATCCCCGCCCCGAACGGCCGGAACGGGTGCCGGGGCGGACGCCGGACGCGACGCGTCAGTCGAGCGCGTCCCGGATCGACGTCAGCGGCAGCGCGAACAGCATGCGGCCCGACTGGGACCAGACCTCGCCGGTCCGCGCCCAGTACGACATCGATCCCGCCCGCCCGCTCCAGCACTGCTGCGACTGGTCGGCCCCGCACTCCGTGGCCCGGGCGCCGTCCGTGTCCTGGCGCCACAGGGTCCCGCGTCCGTCCTGTCCACCGGCCGCACGTCCGAGATACCAGTCGGACCGTGCCGCCCCGGGCGGACGGTACGACAGCACGCCCCCGACCTCGGCCGCCCCGGTCCGGTACGCCTCCACCGCGTGCACGTGCCCGGCGGAGTCGGTGACGGGCAGCCCGGTGCGCTCGGGGTCCGCGAGCGTGCTCAGCGAGTAGCGCCACAGGCGGGTGGGGCGGTCGCCGTCCGCGTCCACCCGTTCGCCGGCCACCAGACTGTCGGGGGCCGTACTGCGGTCCAGCGAGATCGCGCCGGGACGGGCCGCGCCGTCGGTGTCGGGGAGGCGGTAGGAGGCGATGGCGGGCAGCACGTACCGGTTGCCGCCCGCCGCCCAGCCCCCGGGCACCCGCCCGACGGCGTCGGCCGCGGTGGTGGCGCGCTGGACCCGCTCCACGTCGTACACGTACAGCGCGTCGCGGTCTCCGGCGGACGAGGTGACCAGCAGCTTGTCCTGGTACCAGACCATGCCGGTGACGGGGGAGTCGAGCCCCCGGTAGTCGTGGCCGCCGTCGACCGGTACGGCGAGCAGCGCCGAGGTGTAGCCCAGGCGGTCCGGGTCGTCGGCGTCGACGAAGGAGACCCGGGCGAGGCCCCCTTCGGGTGTGCCGTCGTCGCGGGACCAGGCGGAGAGGATGACGCGGTGGGTGCCCCACAGGCCGTCCTCGTCGGCGTCCCCGGAGGTGGTGACCGCGCCGGGCCGCCAGCCGTCGGTGTCGGCGTCGTCCCAGCAGTACGCGCGGGTGGCGGCGGGGGAGACGGGCAGTGCCTCGCGCGCCCCGGCCGTGCAGTCGCCGGCGTCGCGCAGCGTGTGGTCGGCGGAGTCGAGGACGGTGTCGACGCCCACCGGGTCGCCCATGGAAGCGGAGAGCCGGTCCAGCCAGGGCCGCGGTACGCGGTGTTCGGTGAGCCGCAGCGCGTCCGTCTCGGCGGCGGAGGTGAGGGGTTCGAGGGCGCCCGGATCGTCGGCCACCGTGGCCTGCGAGGCGCTGATCAGCGTGGCCGCGCCGGTCAGCGCGAGAGCCGCGCCGGTCAGGGCGGCGCGCAGTGCCCTGCCCCGTCTGCGTCGGCGGTGTCTGCCGCGCTGCTTCATAGAACCTCCACCGGCACCGAACCAACTGCGCTCGACGGTGGTCGCGTTGACCGAGGAGCGGATGGGGCGGCCCGTAGAGGATGCTACGACAGACGGACGGGTCGGGGGACGCGGACGATGCAAATATGCGAAATCAACCCGTCTTTACAGCCGTCCGGGGGCACCGGGGCCTCCGGGGCCTCCGGCAGACGGCCCGGAGAGCGTCCCGCCCGCCGCCCGGGCGCCCCGCGGTCAAGGCACCCGCATCGACGCCTTGCCCTCCACGACCGCCGGTGCCGTCGAGTGGGGGAGCAGGTCACGGGGGTCGGCCGGCAGGAGGACCTCGACCTCCGCGTCCTCGCAGAAACGATACGGCCGGTGTTCCAGGTGCGCCCCGAGGTACCTGCGGACCCGCGACATCTCGGCCCGTACCGTCACCGTGCGGGCCGGGTCGCCGAACATGTCCTCGGCCAGCCCGGCCGCGCTGCGCCCACCCCGGCGCACCGCCAGCAGGTACAGCAACTCCGCGTGCCGCGGACTCAGTTCCCGCGTCCAGTCCTCCGCGCCCCCCAGCACCCGCACCGACCAGCGGCGCGACTGCCCGAGGTCCAGCACGATCCGGGTGGCGCCCTGCGGCACCGGCTCCACCGTGGCGCGCACCAGCCAGCCCTCGGCCAGCGGCTCCACGGTGCACGCCCCGAGCACCGGCAGCCGCCGTGTCCCCGCCTCCGGCGACCCGGGCAGCGCCACCCGCTCCAGGTACGGCATCCCCGCCACCGCCGCCGTCCAGCCGTCGCGGTCGGCCACCAGCGCACGCCCCCCGATCCGGGCCAGCACCGGCGCGGCCACCGCCCGCAGCCGCTCCAGCGACTGCACGTGCAGCTCCCGCAGCCTGGCCTCGGCCAGCTTCGCCACCGAGTCGACCCAGGCCAGCGTGGCCGGATGCATGGTCTCCAGCGGTCCACTCACGTCGACCACGCCGAGCAGCCGGCCGCTGCGCGGGTCCGTGATCGGCGCCCCGGCGCAGGTCCAGGTCGCCTGCGACCGTACGAAGTGCTCGGAGGCG is a genomic window containing:
- a CDS encoding putative leader peptide, whose protein sequence is MPGTGIALVSRRHVDLGRMSSAICPGR
- a CDS encoding GNAT family N-acetyltransferase: MTNIAVTTWSLEQTAPTDLLPAAAPEGDVRIVRAEVPSPEFSRFLYASVGGDIRWTDRLGWSHARWREHLERPGVETWVAHDRGTPAGYVELAPGDDGVVEIEYFGLIPAFRGRRVGGHLLSYGTARAWDLAERWPGLATTKRVWLHTCSKDGAYAMDNYQRRGFRLFDTKVEEEADVATPGPWPGAFPR
- a CDS encoding GAF domain-containing protein — translated: MALSPMDVAQFATVDTARAARMLSEVRSARLSGGRAPVAPRPVIEQSWERMLRGGVDPEQDVRSGLLAPDEVRRRRESSELRHVLPVLREALLSVADVAHHIMVVADGDGRVLWREGSARVLRRADGLGFELGADWREEVVGTNGVGTPAVTRRPVQVFASEHFVRSQATWTCAGAPITDPRSGRLLGVVDVSGPLETMHPATLAWVDSVAKLAEARLRELHVQSLERLRAVAAPVLARIGGRALVADRDGWTAAVAGMPYLERVALPGSPEAGTRRLPVLGACTVEPLAEGWLVRATVEPVPQGATRIVLDLGQSRRWSVRVLGGAEDWTRELSPRHAELLYLLAVRRGGRSAAGLAEDMFGDPARTVTVRAEMSRVRRYLGAHLEHRPYRFCEDAEVEVLLPADPRDLLPHSTAPAVVEGKASMRVP